The following coding sequences lie in one Lelliottia jeotgali genomic window:
- a CDS encoding Methylglyoxal reductase, acetol producing has translation MANQTLIKLQDGNVMPQLGLGVWKAGNDEVVSAIHKALEVGYRSIDTAAAYKNEDGVGKALSSADIPRDELFITTKLWNDDQKRPREALLESLEKLQLDFVDLYLMHWPVPAIDHYVEAWKGLIDLQQEGLVKSIGVCNFQIHHLQRLIDETGVAPVINQIELHPLMQQRQLHAWNATHKIQTESWSPLAQGGEGVFDQKIIRDLAEKYGKTVAQIVIRWHLDSGLVVIPKSVTPSRIAENFDVWDFRLDKEELSEIAKLDQGKRLGPDPDQFGG, from the coding sequence ATGGCAAACCAAACCCTAATCAAGCTTCAGGACGGCAACGTCATGCCCCAGCTGGGGCTCGGCGTCTGGAAAGCCGGCAATGACGAGGTCGTTTCCGCCATTCACAAAGCACTGGAAGTCGGCTATCGGTCTATCGATACCGCCGCCGCATACAAAAATGAAGACGGCGTGGGCAAAGCCTTGTCCAGCGCTGACATCCCACGCGATGAGTTATTCATCACCACCAAACTGTGGAACGACGACCAAAAACGCCCGCGCGAAGCCCTGCTGGAAAGTCTGGAAAAACTCCAGCTCGATTTCGTTGATCTCTATCTGATGCACTGGCCGGTTCCGGCCATCGATCATTACGTCGAGGCGTGGAAAGGGCTAATCGACCTGCAACAAGAGGGGTTGGTGAAGAGCATCGGGGTCTGTAATTTCCAGATCCATCATCTGCAGCGTTTGATTGATGAAACCGGCGTTGCGCCAGTGATCAACCAGATTGAGTTGCACCCACTCATGCAGCAGCGTCAACTGCACGCCTGGAACGCCACGCACAAAATTCAGACCGAATCCTGGAGCCCGCTGGCTCAGGGCGGTGAAGGCGTGTTCGATCAGAAAATCATTCGGGATCTTGCCGAGAAGTACGGCAAAACTGTCGCGCAGATCGTCATTCGCTGGCATCTGGACAGCGGCCTGGTAGTAATCCCGAAATCGGTCACTCCGTCGCGCATTGCCGAGAACTTCGACGTCTGGGATTTCCGTCTGGATAAAGAGGAATTGAGCGAAATAGCGAAGCTGGACCAGGGCAAGCGTTTAGGGCCTGACCCGGATCAGTTTGGCGGGTAG
- a CDS encoding cell division protein precursor — protein MSLSRRQFIQASGIALCAGAVPLTANAAGQQQPLPIPPLLESRRGQPLFLTMQRSHWSFTQGTRASVWGVNGRYLGPTIRVWSGDDVKLIYSNRLTENVAMTVSGLQVPGPLMGGAARMMTPSADWAPVLPIRQSAATLWYHANTPNRTAQQVYNGLAGMWLVEDEVSKSLPIPNHYGVDDFPVIIQDKRLDNFGTPEYNEPGSGGFVGDSLMVNGAQSPYVEVSRGWVRLRLLNASNSRRYQLQMSDGRPLHVISGDQGFLPAPVSVKQLALAPGERREILVDMTNGDEVSVTCGEAASIVDRIRGFFEPSSILVSTLVLTLRPTGLLPLVTDSLPMRLLPEEILSGTPVRSRDISLGDDPGINGVLWDVNRIDITAQQGTWERWTVRAEMPQAFHIEGVSFLIRNVNGAMPFPEDRGWKDTVWVDGQVELLVYYGQPSWPHFPFLFHSQTLEMADRGSVGQLLVNPLV, from the coding sequence ATGTCACTCAGTCGGCGTCAGTTTATTCAGGCTTCGGGAATCGCCCTTTGTGCTGGCGCGGTTCCGCTGACAGCCAACGCCGCCGGGCAGCAGCAGCCGCTGCCCATTCCGCCGTTACTGGAATCCCGCCGCGGGCAACCGCTTTTCCTGACCATGCAACGCTCACACTGGTCCTTTACTCAGGGTACACGCGCATCGGTTTGGGGCGTCAATGGCCGCTATCTTGGGCCAACCATCCGCGTCTGGAGCGGGGATGACGTTAAGCTGATTTACAGTAACCGCTTGACTGAAAATGTCGCCATGACCGTCAGTGGATTGCAGGTTCCTGGCCCGCTGATGGGCGGCGCGGCGCGCATGATGACGCCGAGCGCCGACTGGGCGCCGGTTCTGCCGATTCGCCAAAGCGCTGCCACCCTGTGGTATCACGCCAATACGCCAAACCGCACCGCGCAGCAGGTCTATAACGGCCTCGCGGGTATGTGGCTGGTGGAAGATGAGGTGAGTAAATCGCTGCCGATCCCAAACCATTACGGCGTTGATGATTTCCCTGTCATTATTCAGGACAAACGTCTCGATAACTTCGGAACGCCTGAGTATAACGAGCCGGGCAGCGGCGGCTTTGTTGGCGATTCTCTGATGGTCAATGGCGCGCAAAGTCCGTACGTCGAAGTGTCTCGCGGCTGGGTGCGTCTGCGTTTGTTGAATGCGTCCAACTCCAGGCGCTATCAGCTGCAAATGAGCGATGGCCGCCCGTTGCACGTGATTTCTGGCGATCAGGGCTTTTTGCCTGCGCCGGTATCCGTTAAACAACTGGCGCTGGCACCGGGCGAACGGCGCGAAATTCTCGTGGATATGACCAACGGGGATGAAGTGTCAGTGACCTGCGGCGAGGCGGCAAGTATCGTTGACCGTATTCGTGGCTTCTTCGAGCCATCAAGCATTCTGGTTTCTACGCTGGTGCTTACGCTGCGTCCAACGGGCCTGTTGCCGCTGGTGACGGACAGCCTGCCGATGCGCTTGCTGCCGGAAGAGATCTTGAGTGGGACGCCGGTACGCAGCCGCGATATCAGCCTCGGCGACGATCCGGGCATCAATGGCGTGCTGTGGGACGTGAATCGCATTGATATCACCGCCCAGCAGGGCACCTGGGAACGCTGGACCGTTCGCGCGGAAATGCCGCAGGCGTTCCACATCGAAGGGGTGAGTTTCCTGATTCGCAACGTGAACGGCGCGATGCCGTTCCCGGAAGACCGGGGCTGGAAAGACACGGTCTGGGTCGATGGGCAGGTGGAACTGCTGGTCTATTACGGACAGCCTTCGTGGCCGCACTTCCCGTTCCTGTTCCATAGCCAGACGCTGGAGATGGCGGATCGCGGTTCGGTGGGGCAACTGCTGGTGAATCCGCTGGTATAA
- a CDS encoding 1-acyl-sn-glycerol-3-phosphate acyltransferase, whose protein sequence is MLFIVRSILTVIYCILVCVFGCIYCLFSPRNPKHVSTFGRMFGRLAPLYGLKVERRLPEGAENFGNAIYIANHQNNYDMVTAANIVLPPTVTVGKKSLLWIPFFGLLYWLTGNLLIDRNNRAKAHSTIAEVVNHFKKRKISIWMFPEGTRSRGRGLLPFKTGAFHAAIAAGVPIIPVCVSNTSNKINLNRLKNGLVIVEMLPPVDTSKYGKDQVRELAAHCRELMARQIEMLDKEVAEREASGKI, encoded by the coding sequence ATGCTATTCATTGTTCGTTCAATTCTTACCGTTATTTACTGCATTCTGGTCTGCGTATTCGGCTGCATTTACTGCCTGTTCAGCCCGCGTAATCCGAAGCATGTTTCCACTTTTGGCCGCATGTTTGGCCGACTGGCACCGCTGTATGGCCTGAAGGTCGAAAGGCGTTTGCCTGAAGGTGCAGAGAACTTTGGCAACGCCATCTATATCGCCAATCATCAGAATAATTACGATATGGTCACCGCTGCGAATATCGTGCTGCCGCCAACGGTGACGGTCGGTAAAAAAAGCCTGCTGTGGATTCCGTTCTTCGGTCTGCTGTACTGGCTCACCGGTAACTTGCTTATCGATCGTAATAATCGCGCTAAAGCCCATAGCACCATCGCTGAAGTAGTAAATCATTTTAAGAAACGCAAAATCTCTATCTGGATGTTCCCGGAAGGGACGCGCAGCCGTGGTCGTGGCCTGCTGCCATTTAAAACTGGCGCGTTTCACGCCGCAATTGCAGCAGGTGTTCCGATTATTCCTGTGTGTGTTTCCAATACTTCGAATAAAATTAACCTTAACCGTCTGAAAAACGGGCTGGTGATCGTCGAAATGCTGCCGCCAGTAGATACCAGCAAATACGGTAAAGACCAGGTTCGTGAACTGGCTGCCCATTGCCGTGAGCTGATGGCGCGTCAAATCGAAATGCTCGACAAAGAAGTCGCAGAGAGAGAAGCCTCCGGTAAAATTTAA
- a CDS encoding radical SAM protein — MSAISLIQPDRDLFSWPQYWAACFGPAPFLPMSREEMDQLGWDSCDIILVTGDAYVDHPSFGMAICGRMLEAQGFRVGIISQPDWNSKEAFMSLGKPNLFFGVTAGNMDSMINRYTADRKLRHDDAYTADNVAGKRPDRATLVYTQRCKEAWKDVPVILGGIEASLRRTAHYDYWSDTVRRSVLVDSKADMLIFGNGERPLVEVAHRLAQGEPVGNIRDVRNTAIMVKEALPGWSGVDSRIIDMPGKIDPIPHPYGEDLPCADNKPVEPKKAEAKAVVVQPPRPKPWEKTYVLLPSFEKVKADKVLYAHASRILHHETNPGCARALMQKHGERYIWVNPPAIPLSTEEMDSVFALPYKRIPHPAYGNSRIPAYEMIRFSINIMRGCFGGCSFCSITEHEGRIIQSRSEDSIVNEIEAIRDSVPGFTGVISDLGGPTANMYMLRCKSPRAEQTCRRLSCVYPDICQHMDTNHEPTINLYRRARDLKGIKKILIASGVRYDIAVEDPRYIKELATHHVGGYLKIAPEHTEEGPLSKMMKPGMGSYDRFKELFDTYSKQAGKEQYLIPYFISAHPGTRDEDMVNLALWLKQRRFRLDQVQNFYPSPLANSTTMYYTGKNPLSKIGYKSEDVVVPKGDKQRRLHKALLRYHDPANWPLIRQALEDMGKKHLIGSRRECLVPAPTLDEMREARRQNRNTRPALTKHTPVAHQRQTPASNKKRGKVAGR; from the coding sequence ATGAGCGCAATATCCCTGATCCAGCCGGATCGAGACCTCTTCTCCTGGCCCCAGTACTGGGCGGCCTGCTTTGGACCGGCGCCATTCCTGCCGATGTCCCGCGAAGAGATGGACCAACTGGGCTGGGACAGCTGCGACATTATTCTGGTGACGGGCGATGCGTACGTCGATCACCCGAGCTTCGGCATGGCCATCTGTGGCCGTATGCTGGAGGCGCAGGGCTTCCGAGTTGGGATCATTTCTCAGCCAGACTGGAACAGCAAAGAGGCGTTCATGAGCCTCGGCAAACCGAACCTGTTCTTCGGCGTCACCGCCGGAAATATGGACTCGATGATCAACCGCTATACCGCCGATCGCAAACTGCGTCACGACGATGCGTATACCGCCGATAACGTCGCGGGCAAGCGTCCGGATCGCGCCACTTTGGTCTACACCCAGCGTTGTAAAGAAGCATGGAAAGACGTGCCGGTCATCCTGGGGGGAATCGAAGCGAGCCTGCGCCGTACCGCGCATTACGATTACTGGTCTGATACCGTGCGCCGTTCGGTACTGGTGGATTCCAAAGCCGACATGCTGATCTTCGGTAACGGCGAACGCCCGCTGGTCGAAGTGGCGCACCGTCTGGCGCAGGGCGAACCGGTCGGGAACATCCGCGACGTGCGTAACACCGCGATCATGGTGAAAGAAGCGCTGCCGGGCTGGAGCGGGGTGGATTCCCGCATCATCGATATGCCGGGTAAAATCGACCCGATCCCGCATCCGTATGGCGAAGATCTGCCGTGTGCTGATAACAAACCGGTCGAGCCGAAAAAAGCCGAAGCCAAAGCCGTAGTGGTGCAGCCGCCGCGTCCAAAACCGTGGGAAAAAACCTACGTTCTGCTGCCATCCTTCGAGAAAGTGAAAGCTGACAAAGTGCTGTACGCGCATGCGTCACGCATTCTGCATCATGAAACCAACCCTGGCTGCGCCCGCGCGCTGATGCAAAAGCACGGCGAGCGCTATATCTGGGTGAACCCGCCGGCGATCCCGCTTTCGACCGAAGAGATGGACAGCGTCTTTGCCCTGCCGTACAAGCGTATTCCTCACCCGGCGTATGGTAACAGCCGCATTCCGGCGTACGAGATGATCCGCTTCTCGATCAACATCATGCGCGGCTGCTTCGGTGGGTGTTCGTTCTGTTCGATCACCGAGCACGAAGGGCGCATTATCCAGAGCCGCTCGGAAGATTCGATCGTTAACGAGATCGAAGCCATTCGCGACTCAGTCCCAGGCTTTACCGGCGTTATCTCCGATCTCGGTGGCCCAACGGCTAACATGTATATGCTGCGCTGCAAATCCCCGCGTGCGGAGCAAACCTGCCGTCGTCTGTCGTGCGTCTATCCTGATATCTGTCAGCACATGGACACCAACCACGAGCCGACGATCAACCTTTACCGTCGCGCGCGTGACCTGAAAGGTATCAAGAAAATCCTGATCGCCTCCGGCGTGCGTTACGACATCGCCGTGGAAGATCCGCGCTACATTAAAGAGCTGGCGACCCACCACGTCGGCGGTTATCTGAAGATTGCCCCTGAGCACACGGAAGAAGGCCCGCTGTCGAAGATGATGAAGCCGGGCATGGGCAGCTACGACCGTTTCAAAGAGCTGTTTGATACCTATTCCAAACAGGCGGGGAAAGAGCAGTATCTGATCCCGTACTTCATCTCCGCACACCCTGGTACGCGCGATGAGGACATGGTGAATCTGGCTCTGTGGCTGAAGCAGCGCCGCTTCCGTCTTGATCAGGTGCAGAACTTCTATCCGTCGCCGCTCGCCAACTCGACGACCATGTATTACACCGGCAAAAACCCGCTGAGTAAGATTGGTTATAAGAGTGAAGATGTGGTGGTGCCGAAAGGCGACAAACAGCGTCGTTTGCATAAGGCTCTGTTGCGCTATCACGATCCGGCGAACTGGCCGCTGATCCGTCAGGCGCTGGAAGATATGGGTAAAAAGCACTTGATTGGCTCGCGCCGCGAATGTCTGGTGCCTGCGCCAACGCTGGATGAGATGCGCGAAGCGCGTCGTCAGAACCGCAATACGCGCCCGGCACTGACCAAGCATACGCCGGTAGCACATCAGCGTCAGACGCCTGCGTCGAACAAAAAACGTGGGAAAGTGGCAGGCCGCTAA
- a CDS encoding putative oxidoreductase YqhD, with the protein MNNFNLHTPTRILFGKNAIADLRDQIPDGARVLITYGGGSVKKTGVLDQVYSALEGMDVREFGGIEPNPSYETLMNAVKIARDEKITFLLAVGGGSVLDGTKFIAAAAHYADGVDPWEILQTGGSNITSAIPMGSVLTLPATGSESNKGAVISRKTTGDKQAFMNEHVQPVFAILDPVYTYTLPPRQVANGVVDAFVHTVEQYVTYPVNGKIQDRFAEGILLTLVEDGPKALQEPENYDVRANVMWAATQALNGLIGAGVPQDWATHMLGHELTAMHGLDHAQTLAVVLPALWNEKRDTKREKLLQYGERVWNITTGSDDERIDAAIAATRNFFEQLGVPTRLSGYGLDGSSIPALLAKLEEHGMTQIGERNDITLNVSRRIYEAAR; encoded by the coding sequence ATGAACAATTTTAATCTGCATACCCCAACCCGCATTCTGTTTGGTAAAAATGCCATCGCCGACCTGCGCGATCAGATCCCTGACGGTGCACGTGTACTGATCACCTACGGCGGCGGCAGCGTGAAGAAAACCGGCGTACTGGACCAGGTTTATAGCGCCCTGGAAGGCATGGACGTGCGTGAGTTTGGCGGCATCGAGCCAAATCCGTCTTACGAAACACTGATGAACGCGGTCAAAATCGCCCGCGATGAGAAGATTACGTTCCTGCTGGCAGTCGGCGGGGGTTCGGTTCTCGACGGCACGAAATTTATCGCCGCAGCTGCGCATTACGCCGACGGCGTGGATCCGTGGGAAATCCTGCAAACCGGCGGAAGCAACATCACCAGCGCAATCCCGATGGGTTCTGTTTTGACCCTTCCAGCGACCGGTTCTGAGTCCAACAAAGGCGCGGTCATCTCGCGTAAAACCACCGGCGACAAACAGGCTTTCATGAACGAACACGTTCAGCCCGTGTTTGCCATTCTGGACCCGGTTTACACTTACACCCTGCCACCGCGCCAGGTCGCTAACGGCGTGGTGGATGCCTTCGTTCACACGGTTGAGCAGTACGTAACCTATCCGGTTAACGGCAAAATTCAGGACCGCTTCGCAGAAGGTATTCTGCTGACGCTGGTGGAAGACGGCCCGAAAGCGCTGCAAGAGCCAGAAAACTACGACGTACGTGCCAACGTGATGTGGGCAGCGACGCAGGCGCTGAACGGTCTGATTGGCGCTGGCGTGCCGCAGGACTGGGCAACCCATATGCTGGGCCACGAACTGACGGCGATGCACGGTCTGGATCACGCTCAAACGTTGGCCGTCGTTCTGCCTGCCCTGTGGAATGAAAAACGCGATACCAAACGTGAAAAACTGCTGCAATACGGCGAACGCGTCTGGAATATCACTACCGGTTCTGACGACGAGCGTATCGATGCCGCTATCGCAGCGACGCGTAACTTCTTCGAACAGCTGGGCGTGCCAACTCGCCTCTCCGGTTACGGCCTTGACGGCAGCTCTATCCCTGCTCTGCTGGCAAAACTGGAAGAGCACGGTATGACGCAAATTGGTGAGCGCAACGACATTACGCTGAACGTCAGCCGTCGCATTTACGAAGCGGCCCGCTAA
- a CDS encoding Sensory histidine kinase QseC gives MKLTQRLSLKLRLTLLFLVLSVGAWLAASLVAWQQTTHKLDKLFDTQQMLFAKRLMTMDLNELNAPVRMADVPKKAKHGHLDDDALAFAIYSADGKMLLNDGENGRDIPYHYRRDGFDNGRIKDDNDEWRFLWLSAPNGKYRIVVGQEWEYRQEMALDIVTSQLTPWLVALPLMLLLLIVLLARELRPLKNLALALRQRSPDATDRLGTEGLPTEVRPLLDALNHLFERTQEMMTRERRFTSDAAHELRSPLAALKVQTDVAQLSMDDPQAQEKALKQLHAGIDRASRLVDQLLTLSRLDSLENLDDIEPINLADLLQSAVMDIYHPAQQAGIELRLNINAPQVVRSGQPLLLSLLVRNLLDNAVRYSPHGSQVDVTLDAQSFTVRDNGPGISAADLARIGERFYRPPGQEQTGSGLGLSIVQRIATLHRMRLTLTNAHEGGFEAKVSW, from the coding sequence ATGAAACTGACTCAACGCCTTAGCCTGAAGCTGCGTCTGACGCTGCTTTTCCTCGTGCTGTCCGTCGGCGCCTGGCTGGCGGCAAGCCTCGTCGCCTGGCAGCAAACGACCCACAAGCTCGATAAGTTGTTCGACACTCAGCAGATGCTGTTTGCCAAACGGCTGATGACGATGGATCTCAACGAGCTCAACGCACCGGTGCGAATGGCCGACGTGCCCAAAAAAGCCAAACACGGGCATCTGGATGACGATGCGCTGGCTTTTGCCATCTACTCCGCCGACGGGAAAATGCTGCTCAACGACGGCGAAAATGGCCGTGATATTCCGTATCACTATCGCCGCGATGGTTTTGATAACGGCCGCATAAAAGACGATAACGACGAGTGGCGCTTTCTGTGGCTGAGCGCGCCGAATGGCAAATACCGGATTGTGGTCGGCCAGGAGTGGGAATACCGCCAGGAGATGGCGCTGGATATTGTGACCTCTCAGCTCACTCCGTGGCTGGTCGCTCTTCCGCTGATGCTGCTGTTGCTGATCGTGTTACTCGCCCGCGAACTGCGCCCGCTGAAAAACCTCGCGCTGGCGTTACGACAGCGTTCGCCTGACGCGACTGACCGGCTTGGAACTGAAGGACTACCGACGGAAGTGCGCCCATTGCTCGACGCCCTGAACCATCTTTTCGAACGCACTCAGGAGATGATGACGCGCGAGCGACGCTTTACCTCGGATGCCGCCCATGAGCTGCGCAGTCCACTGGCGGCCCTGAAAGTGCAGACCGACGTGGCACAGCTGTCGATGGACGATCCACAGGCGCAGGAAAAAGCGCTCAAACAATTACACGCTGGCATCGATCGCGCCTCGCGGCTGGTGGATCAGCTTCTAACGTTGTCGCGGCTCGATTCGCTGGAAAATCTCGATGATATTGAGCCCATTAATCTCGCCGATTTGCTGCAATCGGCGGTGATGGATATTTACCACCCGGCGCAGCAGGCGGGCATCGAACTGCGCCTGAACATCAACGCGCCGCAGGTTGTGCGTTCCGGTCAGCCGCTTTTACTGAGCCTGCTGGTGCGCAACCTGCTGGATAATGCCGTGCGCTACAGCCCGCACGGCAGCCAGGTGGATGTCACCCTGGATGCGCAGAGTTTTACCGTACGCGACAACGGACCGGGAATTTCTGCCGCTGATTTGGCGCGGATCGGCGAGCGTTTTTATCGTCCGCCGGGCCAGGAACAGACCGGTAGCGGACTGGGGTTGTCGATCGTCCAACGCATCGCAACGCTGCACAGAATGCGGTTAACGCTTACGAATGCGCACGAAGGCGGGTTTGAAGCGAAGGTGAGTTGGTAG
- a CDS encoding Topoisomerase IV subunit A, whose protein sequence is MSDMAERLALHEFTENAYLNYSMYVIMDRALPFIGDGLKPVQRRIVYAMSELGLSASAKFKKSARTVGDVLGKYHPHGDSACYEAMVLMAQPFSYRYPLVDGQGNWGAPDDPKSFAAMRYTESRLSKYAELLLGELGQGTVDWVPNFDGTMQEPKMLPARLPNILLNGTTGIAVGMATDIPPHNLREVAKAAITLIEQPKTTLDELLDIVQGPDYPTEAEIITSRAEIRKIYQNGRGSVRMRAVWTKEDGAVVITALPHQVSGAKVLEQIAAQMRNKKLPMVDDLRDESDHENPTRLVIVPRSNRVDMDQVMSHLFITTDLEKSYRINLNMIGLDGRPSVKNLLEILTEWLAFRRDTVRRRLNYRLEKVLKRLHILEGLLVAFLNIDEVIEIIRAEDEPKPALMSRFGISETQAEAILELKLRHLAKLEEVKIRGEQNELAKERDQLQAILASERKMSNLLKKELQADAEAFGDDRRSPLHEREEAKAMNEHDMLPSEPVTIVLSQSGWVRSAKGHDIDAPGLSYKAGDSFKSAVKGKSNQPVVFIDSTGRSYAIDPITLPSARGQGEPITGKLTLPPGATVDHMLMEGEEQKLLMASDAGYGFICTFNDLIARNRAGKAMISLPDNAHVMAPLVIENESDMLLAITHAGRMLMFPVSDLPQLSKGKGNKIINIPSAEAAKGEDGLAHLFILPPQSTLTIHVGKRKIKLRPEELQKVVGERGRRGSLMRGLQRIDRVEIDSPLRAKSGDSEE, encoded by the coding sequence ATGAGCGATATGGCAGAGCGCCTCGCGCTACATGAATTCACTGAAAACGCCTATCTGAACTATTCCATGTACGTCATCATGGACAGGGCACTGCCGTTTATCGGTGATGGCCTGAAACCCGTTCAGCGTCGCATCGTTTACGCGATGTCTGAGCTGGGGCTGAGCGCCAGCGCTAAATTCAAAAAATCCGCCCGTACCGTCGGTGACGTGCTCGGTAAATACCATCCGCACGGCGACAGCGCCTGCTACGAAGCAATGGTATTGATGGCACAGCCGTTCTCCTACCGTTATCCGCTGGTCGATGGCCAGGGAAACTGGGGTGCGCCGGACGATCCGAAATCCTTTGCGGCGATGCGTTATACCGAATCCCGCTTGTCTAAATATGCAGAACTGCTGCTCGGCGAACTCGGCCAGGGCACGGTGGACTGGGTGCCAAACTTCGACGGCACCATGCAGGAGCCGAAAATGCTGCCTGCCCGTCTGCCGAATATTTTACTGAACGGCACCACAGGTATTGCCGTGGGCATGGCGACGGATATTCCTCCGCACAACCTGCGCGAAGTCGCAAAAGCCGCTATCACCCTGATTGAACAGCCGAAAACCACGCTGGATGAACTGCTGGATATCGTGCAGGGGCCGGACTATCCGACCGAAGCGGAGATCATCACCTCCCGCGCCGAAATCCGCAAAATCTACCAGAACGGTCGCGGCTCCGTGCGTATGCGCGCAGTGTGGACCAAAGAAGACGGCGCCGTGGTGATCACCGCGCTGCCACACCAGGTGTCCGGTGCCAAAGTGCTGGAGCAGATCGCCGCCCAGATGCGCAATAAAAAGCTGCCGATGGTTGACGACCTGCGCGACGAATCAGACCACGAAAACCCGACGCGTCTGGTGATCGTGCCACGTTCTAACCGCGTGGATATGGACCAGGTGATGAGCCACCTGTTCATCACCACCGATCTGGAAAAAAGCTACCGCATTAACCTGAACATGATTGGTCTGGATGGTCGCCCGTCGGTGAAAAACCTGCTGGAGATCCTGACCGAGTGGCTGGCGTTCCGTCGTGATACGGTGCGTCGCCGTCTGAACTATCGTCTGGAAAAAGTCCTTAAGCGCCTGCATATCCTCGAAGGTTTGCTGGTGGCGTTCCTCAATATCGATGAAGTGATCGAGATTATTCGCGCTGAGGACGAGCCGAAGCCAGCCCTGATGTCGCGTTTTGGCATCAGCGAAACCCAGGCTGAAGCGATCCTTGAACTGAAATTGCGCCACCTTGCCAAACTGGAAGAGGTGAAGATTCGCGGCGAGCAGAACGAGCTGGCGAAAGAGCGCGATCAGCTGCAGGCGATTCTGGCGTCTGAACGCAAGATGAGCAATCTGCTGAAGAAAGAGCTGCAGGCCGATGCCGAAGCGTTTGGCGATGACCGTCGCTCGCCGCTGCACGAGCGCGAAGAAGCCAAGGCGATGAACGAGCACGACATGCTGCCATCAGAGCCGGTGACCATCGTGCTGTCGCAAAGCGGCTGGGTGCGTAGTGCCAAAGGCCACGATATTGACGCGCCGGGCCTCAGTTACAAAGCCGGTGATAGCTTCAAATCAGCGGTGAAAGGCAAGAGCAATCAGCCGGTGGTGTTCATTGACTCCACCGGACGCAGCTATGCGATTGACCCGATTACGCTGCCATCGGCGCGTGGGCAGGGCGAGCCGATCACCGGTAAGCTGACGCTGCCACCGGGTGCGACGGTTGATCATATGCTGATGGAAGGCGAAGAGCAGAAACTGCTGATGGCCTCCGATGCAGGGTACGGTTTCATCTGTACCTTCAACGATCTGATTGCCCGCAACCGCGCGGGTAAAGCGATGATCAGCCTGCCGGATAACGCGCACGTGATGGCGCCGCTGGTGATTGAGAACGAAAGCGATATGCTGCTGGCGATTACCCACGCCGGAAGGATGCTGATGTTCCCGGTCAGCGATCTGCCGCAGCTGTCGAAAGGCAAAGGCAACAAGATCATCAATATCCCGTCAGCAGAAGCCGCTAAAGGCGAAGACGGGCTGGCGCATCTCTTCATTCTGCCGCCGCAAAGCACGCTGACCATTCACGTCGGCAAACGTAAGATCAAACTGCGTCCGGAAGAGTTGCAGAAGGTGGTTGGCGAACGCGGTCGTCGCGGCTCGCTGATGCGCGGTCTGCAGCGTATTGATCGCGTGGAAATTGACTCTCCACTGCGTGCGAAATCGGGCGACAGCGAAGAGTAA
- a CDS encoding Two-component system response regulator QseB gives MRILLVEDDRMIGDGIKAGLSKMGFSVDWFTDGGTGKAALYTAPFDAVVLDLTLPGMDGLEILREWRENGRSEPVLILTARDALDQRVEGLRLGADDYLCKPFALVEVAARLEALVRRTHGMARSELRHGNVTLDPVSLVATLNGETLPLKPKEFALLELLMRNAGRVLPRKLIEEKLYTWDDDVSSNAVEVHVHHLRRKLGSHFIRTVHGIGYTLGDA, from the coding sequence ATGCGCATTTTACTGGTAGAAGACGACAGGATGATTGGCGACGGCATCAAAGCGGGCCTCAGCAAAATGGGCTTTAGCGTTGACTGGTTTACCGACGGCGGTACCGGGAAAGCCGCGCTCTATACCGCCCCTTTCGATGCGGTTGTGCTCGACCTCACGTTGCCGGGGATGGATGGTCTGGAAATTTTGCGCGAATGGCGCGAAAACGGACGCAGCGAACCGGTGCTGATCCTCACCGCGCGCGATGCCCTCGATCAACGCGTCGAAGGTTTGCGTCTCGGTGCGGATGACTATCTGTGCAAACCTTTTGCTCTGGTCGAAGTGGCGGCACGGCTTGAAGCGTTGGTCCGTCGCACGCACGGCATGGCCCGCAGCGAGTTACGCCACGGCAATGTGACGCTGGACCCGGTCAGCCTGGTCGCCACATTGAATGGCGAAACGCTGCCTCTCAAGCCAAAAGAGTTCGCCCTGCTGGAGCTGCTGATGCGTAACGCGGGCCGCGTTTTGCCGCGCAAACTGATCGAAGAAAAACTCTACACCTGGGACGACGACGTCTCCAGCAATGCCGTCGAAGTCCACGTCCACCATTTACGCCGCAAGCTCGGCAGCCATTTTATCCGCACCGTGCACGGCATCGGTTATACCCTGGGTGATGCATGA